A stretch of Schistocerca cancellata isolate TAMUIC-IGC-003103 chromosome 3, iqSchCanc2.1, whole genome shotgun sequence DNA encodes these proteins:
- the LOC126175606 gene encoding uncharacterized protein LOC126175606 isoform X3 has translation MLPEQSFPVAEIAMTVKEEPCDKAAPVSPPSRSSSQEPSAADRDDTGSQNSVPVSTSTCLPNPGERGRGRGRRRSRWKLKFHHQALPPEYLDHYEAAMAQQDAAAAKSAQSKQQRPVPPLVPRRPPVIKRETEGQCTSTSPLTAAATAIERLHIVATPSDISGKTYMDFQHRTEDSAITETSPRFTRHNVNRNSERCVPPKGLLGSLLANTDSCLLADAGINKSSCESDHRRSSVIISSVSSGTDVNSNSCLNHSTASSANVCSNTANKVMNYQDLPYMGEITLDNMKPRRGRKPKKADICHLIYKNYGTVFPGMTAKAVADTTEEWHGRQLNQPEPVICNTSTDVTAGTSVAHDSSFLRAKNGILESFKANVPLNHSDVQNRIISSLLEKRLTAVSHDPNRGTTVSADYLRNVGKVESRVDTENWDKAQGTSVLGEDEEPLNLCMKDLNQLKIRLLRKHDNFYESRTSEATTVKSEPPSPSEVDHTEESESLLDDFPSECVITNSEPKVMLSATQDNEGVQEGLNMFPPSVCPNPSSVSVFPFDPNSAVIPPMPSGYVYWPSTGVFVHPMALQSQLLYYQKLGAIPIVPIAPEQSQGFVQSPLPSVNILPQVTATPSPTQTNPTKIVPGKDPKSTHSKTVIPKAFSMMVEANHKNSTNSTPTLSETSFTRMKRLAPLGNPPASGAPTKKKRSAIFIPPMPSENSTNPTTEVSICKFKFTGGAKPSLQEKKMLSVDSGGNFRYYSGTGDKSMRGYEFFPRESLQQSSATSSSSPSENFLTAASTMSGGDRNIPVKDNHTQGIFPLDSSRTHVQQFPVCNDMLTRELQNANVLNRTSEQSGAHFSTAHSTDHIFRPADVGEENSSQYHLSRRKRKTRKSLAREKLEQTFKEKGFLIQTQQLESAEGATYCKFRQLRKFTRYLFRSWKDYLPGNVREMSIAAGVSGVDGSPHQSPEGAVSEGELSSSSRSSPATQDPPEQPPAD, from the exons AGATGATACTGGGAGTCAAAATTCAGTTCCTGTATCCACATCTACTTGTTTGCCCAATCCCGGAGAAAGAGGCAGAGGAAG GGGACGACGCAGATCTCGCTGGAAGCTCAAATTCCATCACCAGGCTCTTCCACCAGAATATCTGGACCACTATGAAGCTGCAATGGCTCAGCAGGATGCAGCTGCTGCAAAATCTGCCCAGAGCAAGCAGCAACGTCCAGTTCCTCCCCTTGTCCCACGCCGCCCCCCTGTCATCAAGCGGGAAACTGAGGGCCAGTGTACATCGACTTCCCCACTGACTGCTGCAGCTACTGCAATTGAAAGACTGCATATAGTAGCAACACCTAGTGATATATCTGGCAAAACCTATATGGATTTTCAACATAGAACTGAAGACAGTGCAATTACTGAAACATCTCCTAGATTTACAAGACATAATGTCAATAGAAACAGTGAAAGGTGTGTTCCACCAAAAGGGCTTTTGGGAAGCcttttagcaaacactgatagtTGCCTCCTTGCAGATGCAGGAATCAACAAATCATCTTGTGAGAGTGACCACAGAAGATCATCAGTCATCATATCATCTGTATCAAGTGGAACTGATGTGAACAGCAACAGCTGCTTAAACCATTCTACAGCATCAAGTGCAAATGTATGTTCTAACACTGCAAATAAGGTAATGAACTATCAGGACCTGCCATATATGGGAGAAATAACTCTTGACAACATGAAGCCAAGGAGaggaagaaaaccaaagaaagctGACATATGCCATTTAATTTACAAGAATTATGGCACTGTTTTTCCTGGCATGACTGCAAAGGCTGTTGCAGATACTACTGAAGAGTGGCATGGAAGACAGTTAAATCAGCCTGAACCAGTCATATGTAACACATCCACTGATGTCACAGCTGGTACCAGTGTTGCACATGACTCATCATTTTTAAGGGCTAAGAATGGAATTCTTGAATCTTTTAAGGCCAATGTACCACTCAATCACAGTGATGTGCAGAACAGGATTATCAGCAGTTTACTGGAAAAGCGACTGACAGCTGTGTCACATGACCCTAATCGAGGAACTACAGTAAGTGCAGATTATTTACGTAATGTTGGTAAAGTGGAATCTCGTGTTGACACAGAGAATTGGGACAAAGCCCAAGGGACTTCAGTATTAGGTGAGGATGAGGAACCACTGAATCTTTGCATGAAAGACTTGAATCAGCTAAAAATTAGACTGTTAAGGAAACATGACAATTTTTATGAGTCAAGAACCAGTGAAGCTACCACAGTAAAAAGTGAACCCCCATCACCGAGTGAGGTGGACCACACAGAAGAAAGTGAATCTCTGCTTGATGACTTTCCCAGTGAGTGTGTGATTACAAATAGTGAACCCAAAGTCATGCTTTCTGCAACACAGGATAATGAAGGTGTACAAGAAGGTTTAAATATGTTTCCTCCTTCAGTGTGTCCAAATCCGTCCTCAGTGTCAGTATTTCCATTTGATCCTAACAGTGCTGTCATTCCACCTATGCCTTCTGGATATGTGTACTGGCCAAGTACAGGAGTCTTTGTGCATCCAATGGCACTTCAATCACAACTTCTATATTACCAGAAGTTAGGCGCAATACCCATAGTGCCTATTGCTCCAGAGCAGAGTCAAGGGTTTGTCCAATCACCTTTGCCATCAGTAAACATTTTGCCACAAGTCACTGCAACACCGTCTCCTACCCAAACAAATCCTACCAAAATTGTTCCTGGGAAAGACCCTAAGTCAACACACAGTAAAACTGTGATTCCTAAAGCATTTTCAATGATGGTAGAAGCCAATCACAAAAATTCTACTAATTCCACACCCACATTGTCTGAAACCAGTTTTACTAGGATGAAGCGACTAGCACCATTGGGCAACCCTCCAGCCTCTGGAGCCCCAACAAAAAAGAAACGCTCTGCAATTTTCATTCCACCCATGCCAAGTGAAAATAGTACTAACCCCACAACTGAAGTTAGCATATGCAAATTCAAGTTTACAGGAGGGGCTAAACCAAGCCTTCAAGAAAAGAAAATGCTTTCTGTAGATTCTGGAGGTAATTTTCGTTACTACAGTGGAACAGGTGATAAATCTATGAGAGGGTATGAATTCTTTCCAAGAGAATCACTTCAACAATCAAGTGCAACGTCATCATCGTCTCCATCtgagaattttcttacagctgctTCAACCATGAGTGGAGGTGACAGAAATATCCCTGTGAAAGATAATCACACGCAAGGAATTTTTCCACTAGACAGTTCAAGAACTCATGTTCAGCAATTTCCGGTGTGTAATGATATGCTAACAAGAGAACTGCAGAATGCTAATGTACTGAATAGAACTTCTGAACAAAGTGGGGCTCATTTCAGTACTGCACACAGCACTGATCATATCTTCAGGCCTGCAGATGTCGGTGAGGAAAACTCTTCACAGTATCATTTATCACGTCGCAAACGGAAAACGAGAAAGTCTTTGGCTCGAGAAAAGTTGGAGCAGACATTTAAGGAAAAAGGATTTCTTATACAGACTCAACAGTTGGAATCTGCAGAAGGAGCCACCTACTGCAAATTCAGGCAGTTGAGAAAATTCACTCGTTACCTTTTTCGCTCATGGAAAGATTATTTACCAGGTAATGTTCGTGAGATGTCCATTGCAGCAGGTGTATCAGGAGTTGATGGTTCCCCACATCAGAGTCCTGAAGGAGCAGTATCAGAAGGAGAACTGTCTTCTAGTAGTCGTTCCTCACCAGCTACACAAGACCCTCCTGAACAACCTCCAGCTGACTAA
- the LOC126175606 gene encoding uncharacterized protein LOC126175606 isoform X2, producing the protein MQTEDIGNSKSLDNDLSLNTSAEIAMTVKEEPCDKAAPVSPPSRSSSQEPSAADRDDTGSQNSVPVSTSTCLPNPGERGRGRGRRRSRWKLKFHHQALPPEYLDHYEAAMAQQDAAAAKSAQSKQQRPVPPLVPRRPPVIKRETEGQCTSTSPLTAAATAIERLHIVATPSDISGKTYMDFQHRTEDSAITETSPRFTRHNVNRNSERCVPPKGLLGSLLANTDSCLLADAGINKSSCESDHRRSSVIISSVSSGTDVNSNSCLNHSTASSANVCSNTANKVMNYQDLPYMGEITLDNMKPRRGRKPKKADICHLIYKNYGTVFPGMTAKAVADTTEEWHGRQLNQPEPVICNTSTDVTAGTSVAHDSSFLRAKNGILESFKANVPLNHSDVQNRIISSLLEKRLTAVSHDPNRGTTVSADYLRNVGKVESRVDTENWDKAQGTSVLGEDEEPLNLCMKDLNQLKIRLLRKHDNFYESRTSEATTVKSEPPSPSEVDHTEESESLLDDFPSECVITNSEPKVMLSATQDNEGVQEGLNMFPPSVCPNPSSVSVFPFDPNSAVIPPMPSGYVYWPSTGVFVHPMALQSQLLYYQKLGAIPIVPIAPEQSQGFVQSPLPSVNILPQVTATPSPTQTNPTKIVPGKDPKSTHSKTVIPKAFSMMVEANHKNSTNSTPTLSETSFTRMKRLAPLGNPPASGAPTKKKRSAIFIPPMPSENSTNPTTEVSICKFKFTGGAKPSLQEKKMLSVDSGGNFRYYSGTGDKSMRGYEFFPRESLQQSSATSSSSPSENFLTAASTMSGGDRNIPVKDNHTQGIFPLDSSRTHVQQFPVCNDMLTRELQNANVLNRTSEQSGAHFSTAHSTDHIFRPADVGEENSSQYHLSRRKRKTRKSLAREKLEQTFKEKGFLIQTQQLESAEGATYCKFRQLRKFTRYLFRSWKDYLPGNVREMSIAAGVSGVDGSPHQSPEGAVSEGELSSSSRSSPATQDPPEQPPAD; encoded by the exons AGATGATACTGGGAGTCAAAATTCAGTTCCTGTATCCACATCTACTTGTTTGCCCAATCCCGGAGAAAGAGGCAGAGGAAG GGGACGACGCAGATCTCGCTGGAAGCTCAAATTCCATCACCAGGCTCTTCCACCAGAATATCTGGACCACTATGAAGCTGCAATGGCTCAGCAGGATGCAGCTGCTGCAAAATCTGCCCAGAGCAAGCAGCAACGTCCAGTTCCTCCCCTTGTCCCACGCCGCCCCCCTGTCATCAAGCGGGAAACTGAGGGCCAGTGTACATCGACTTCCCCACTGACTGCTGCAGCTACTGCAATTGAAAGACTGCATATAGTAGCAACACCTAGTGATATATCTGGCAAAACCTATATGGATTTTCAACATAGAACTGAAGACAGTGCAATTACTGAAACATCTCCTAGATTTACAAGACATAATGTCAATAGAAACAGTGAAAGGTGTGTTCCACCAAAAGGGCTTTTGGGAAGCcttttagcaaacactgatagtTGCCTCCTTGCAGATGCAGGAATCAACAAATCATCTTGTGAGAGTGACCACAGAAGATCATCAGTCATCATATCATCTGTATCAAGTGGAACTGATGTGAACAGCAACAGCTGCTTAAACCATTCTACAGCATCAAGTGCAAATGTATGTTCTAACACTGCAAATAAGGTAATGAACTATCAGGACCTGCCATATATGGGAGAAATAACTCTTGACAACATGAAGCCAAGGAGaggaagaaaaccaaagaaagctGACATATGCCATTTAATTTACAAGAATTATGGCACTGTTTTTCCTGGCATGACTGCAAAGGCTGTTGCAGATACTACTGAAGAGTGGCATGGAAGACAGTTAAATCAGCCTGAACCAGTCATATGTAACACATCCACTGATGTCACAGCTGGTACCAGTGTTGCACATGACTCATCATTTTTAAGGGCTAAGAATGGAATTCTTGAATCTTTTAAGGCCAATGTACCACTCAATCACAGTGATGTGCAGAACAGGATTATCAGCAGTTTACTGGAAAAGCGACTGACAGCTGTGTCACATGACCCTAATCGAGGAACTACAGTAAGTGCAGATTATTTACGTAATGTTGGTAAAGTGGAATCTCGTGTTGACACAGAGAATTGGGACAAAGCCCAAGGGACTTCAGTATTAGGTGAGGATGAGGAACCACTGAATCTTTGCATGAAAGACTTGAATCAGCTAAAAATTAGACTGTTAAGGAAACATGACAATTTTTATGAGTCAAGAACCAGTGAAGCTACCACAGTAAAAAGTGAACCCCCATCACCGAGTGAGGTGGACCACACAGAAGAAAGTGAATCTCTGCTTGATGACTTTCCCAGTGAGTGTGTGATTACAAATAGTGAACCCAAAGTCATGCTTTCTGCAACACAGGATAATGAAGGTGTACAAGAAGGTTTAAATATGTTTCCTCCTTCAGTGTGTCCAAATCCGTCCTCAGTGTCAGTATTTCCATTTGATCCTAACAGTGCTGTCATTCCACCTATGCCTTCTGGATATGTGTACTGGCCAAGTACAGGAGTCTTTGTGCATCCAATGGCACTTCAATCACAACTTCTATATTACCAGAAGTTAGGCGCAATACCCATAGTGCCTATTGCTCCAGAGCAGAGTCAAGGGTTTGTCCAATCACCTTTGCCATCAGTAAACATTTTGCCACAAGTCACTGCAACACCGTCTCCTACCCAAACAAATCCTACCAAAATTGTTCCTGGGAAAGACCCTAAGTCAACACACAGTAAAACTGTGATTCCTAAAGCATTTTCAATGATGGTAGAAGCCAATCACAAAAATTCTACTAATTCCACACCCACATTGTCTGAAACCAGTTTTACTAGGATGAAGCGACTAGCACCATTGGGCAACCCTCCAGCCTCTGGAGCCCCAACAAAAAAGAAACGCTCTGCAATTTTCATTCCACCCATGCCAAGTGAAAATAGTACTAACCCCACAACTGAAGTTAGCATATGCAAATTCAAGTTTACAGGAGGGGCTAAACCAAGCCTTCAAGAAAAGAAAATGCTTTCTGTAGATTCTGGAGGTAATTTTCGTTACTACAGTGGAACAGGTGATAAATCTATGAGAGGGTATGAATTCTTTCCAAGAGAATCACTTCAACAATCAAGTGCAACGTCATCATCGTCTCCATCtgagaattttcttacagctgctTCAACCATGAGTGGAGGTGACAGAAATATCCCTGTGAAAGATAATCACACGCAAGGAATTTTTCCACTAGACAGTTCAAGAACTCATGTTCAGCAATTTCCGGTGTGTAATGATATGCTAACAAGAGAACTGCAGAATGCTAATGTACTGAATAGAACTTCTGAACAAAGTGGGGCTCATTTCAGTACTGCACACAGCACTGATCATATCTTCAGGCCTGCAGATGTCGGTGAGGAAAACTCTTCACAGTATCATTTATCACGTCGCAAACGGAAAACGAGAAAGTCTTTGGCTCGAGAAAAGTTGGAGCAGACATTTAAGGAAAAAGGATTTCTTATACAGACTCAACAGTTGGAATCTGCAGAAGGAGCCACCTACTGCAAATTCAGGCAGTTGAGAAAATTCACTCGTTACCTTTTTCGCTCATGGAAAGATTATTTACCAGGTAATGTTCGTGAGATGTCCATTGCAGCAGGTGTATCAGGAGTTGATGGTTCCCCACATCAGAGTCCTGAAGGAGCAGTATCAGAAGGAGAACTGTCTTCTAGTAGTCGTTCCTCACCAGCTACACAAGACCCTCCTGAACAACCTCCAGCTGACTAA
- the LOC126175606 gene encoding uncharacterized protein LOC126175606 isoform X1: MLPEQSFPVAEIMQTEDIGNSKSLDNDLSLNTSAEIAMTVKEEPCDKAAPVSPPSRSSSQEPSAADRDDTGSQNSVPVSTSTCLPNPGERGRGRGRRRSRWKLKFHHQALPPEYLDHYEAAMAQQDAAAAKSAQSKQQRPVPPLVPRRPPVIKRETEGQCTSTSPLTAAATAIERLHIVATPSDISGKTYMDFQHRTEDSAITETSPRFTRHNVNRNSERCVPPKGLLGSLLANTDSCLLADAGINKSSCESDHRRSSVIISSVSSGTDVNSNSCLNHSTASSANVCSNTANKVMNYQDLPYMGEITLDNMKPRRGRKPKKADICHLIYKNYGTVFPGMTAKAVADTTEEWHGRQLNQPEPVICNTSTDVTAGTSVAHDSSFLRAKNGILESFKANVPLNHSDVQNRIISSLLEKRLTAVSHDPNRGTTVSADYLRNVGKVESRVDTENWDKAQGTSVLGEDEEPLNLCMKDLNQLKIRLLRKHDNFYESRTSEATTVKSEPPSPSEVDHTEESESLLDDFPSECVITNSEPKVMLSATQDNEGVQEGLNMFPPSVCPNPSSVSVFPFDPNSAVIPPMPSGYVYWPSTGVFVHPMALQSQLLYYQKLGAIPIVPIAPEQSQGFVQSPLPSVNILPQVTATPSPTQTNPTKIVPGKDPKSTHSKTVIPKAFSMMVEANHKNSTNSTPTLSETSFTRMKRLAPLGNPPASGAPTKKKRSAIFIPPMPSENSTNPTTEVSICKFKFTGGAKPSLQEKKMLSVDSGGNFRYYSGTGDKSMRGYEFFPRESLQQSSATSSSSPSENFLTAASTMSGGDRNIPVKDNHTQGIFPLDSSRTHVQQFPVCNDMLTRELQNANVLNRTSEQSGAHFSTAHSTDHIFRPADVGEENSSQYHLSRRKRKTRKSLAREKLEQTFKEKGFLIQTQQLESAEGATYCKFRQLRKFTRYLFRSWKDYLPGNVREMSIAAGVSGVDGSPHQSPEGAVSEGELSSSSRSSPATQDPPEQPPAD, encoded by the exons AGATGATACTGGGAGTCAAAATTCAGTTCCTGTATCCACATCTACTTGTTTGCCCAATCCCGGAGAAAGAGGCAGAGGAAG GGGACGACGCAGATCTCGCTGGAAGCTCAAATTCCATCACCAGGCTCTTCCACCAGAATATCTGGACCACTATGAAGCTGCAATGGCTCAGCAGGATGCAGCTGCTGCAAAATCTGCCCAGAGCAAGCAGCAACGTCCAGTTCCTCCCCTTGTCCCACGCCGCCCCCCTGTCATCAAGCGGGAAACTGAGGGCCAGTGTACATCGACTTCCCCACTGACTGCTGCAGCTACTGCAATTGAAAGACTGCATATAGTAGCAACACCTAGTGATATATCTGGCAAAACCTATATGGATTTTCAACATAGAACTGAAGACAGTGCAATTACTGAAACATCTCCTAGATTTACAAGACATAATGTCAATAGAAACAGTGAAAGGTGTGTTCCACCAAAAGGGCTTTTGGGAAGCcttttagcaaacactgatagtTGCCTCCTTGCAGATGCAGGAATCAACAAATCATCTTGTGAGAGTGACCACAGAAGATCATCAGTCATCATATCATCTGTATCAAGTGGAACTGATGTGAACAGCAACAGCTGCTTAAACCATTCTACAGCATCAAGTGCAAATGTATGTTCTAACACTGCAAATAAGGTAATGAACTATCAGGACCTGCCATATATGGGAGAAATAACTCTTGACAACATGAAGCCAAGGAGaggaagaaaaccaaagaaagctGACATATGCCATTTAATTTACAAGAATTATGGCACTGTTTTTCCTGGCATGACTGCAAAGGCTGTTGCAGATACTACTGAAGAGTGGCATGGAAGACAGTTAAATCAGCCTGAACCAGTCATATGTAACACATCCACTGATGTCACAGCTGGTACCAGTGTTGCACATGACTCATCATTTTTAAGGGCTAAGAATGGAATTCTTGAATCTTTTAAGGCCAATGTACCACTCAATCACAGTGATGTGCAGAACAGGATTATCAGCAGTTTACTGGAAAAGCGACTGACAGCTGTGTCACATGACCCTAATCGAGGAACTACAGTAAGTGCAGATTATTTACGTAATGTTGGTAAAGTGGAATCTCGTGTTGACACAGAGAATTGGGACAAAGCCCAAGGGACTTCAGTATTAGGTGAGGATGAGGAACCACTGAATCTTTGCATGAAAGACTTGAATCAGCTAAAAATTAGACTGTTAAGGAAACATGACAATTTTTATGAGTCAAGAACCAGTGAAGCTACCACAGTAAAAAGTGAACCCCCATCACCGAGTGAGGTGGACCACACAGAAGAAAGTGAATCTCTGCTTGATGACTTTCCCAGTGAGTGTGTGATTACAAATAGTGAACCCAAAGTCATGCTTTCTGCAACACAGGATAATGAAGGTGTACAAGAAGGTTTAAATATGTTTCCTCCTTCAGTGTGTCCAAATCCGTCCTCAGTGTCAGTATTTCCATTTGATCCTAACAGTGCTGTCATTCCACCTATGCCTTCTGGATATGTGTACTGGCCAAGTACAGGAGTCTTTGTGCATCCAATGGCACTTCAATCACAACTTCTATATTACCAGAAGTTAGGCGCAATACCCATAGTGCCTATTGCTCCAGAGCAGAGTCAAGGGTTTGTCCAATCACCTTTGCCATCAGTAAACATTTTGCCACAAGTCACTGCAACACCGTCTCCTACCCAAACAAATCCTACCAAAATTGTTCCTGGGAAAGACCCTAAGTCAACACACAGTAAAACTGTGATTCCTAAAGCATTTTCAATGATGGTAGAAGCCAATCACAAAAATTCTACTAATTCCACACCCACATTGTCTGAAACCAGTTTTACTAGGATGAAGCGACTAGCACCATTGGGCAACCCTCCAGCCTCTGGAGCCCCAACAAAAAAGAAACGCTCTGCAATTTTCATTCCACCCATGCCAAGTGAAAATAGTACTAACCCCACAACTGAAGTTAGCATATGCAAATTCAAGTTTACAGGAGGGGCTAAACCAAGCCTTCAAGAAAAGAAAATGCTTTCTGTAGATTCTGGAGGTAATTTTCGTTACTACAGTGGAACAGGTGATAAATCTATGAGAGGGTATGAATTCTTTCCAAGAGAATCACTTCAACAATCAAGTGCAACGTCATCATCGTCTCCATCtgagaattttcttacagctgctTCAACCATGAGTGGAGGTGACAGAAATATCCCTGTGAAAGATAATCACACGCAAGGAATTTTTCCACTAGACAGTTCAAGAACTCATGTTCAGCAATTTCCGGTGTGTAATGATATGCTAACAAGAGAACTGCAGAATGCTAATGTACTGAATAGAACTTCTGAACAAAGTGGGGCTCATTTCAGTACTGCACACAGCACTGATCATATCTTCAGGCCTGCAGATGTCGGTGAGGAAAACTCTTCACAGTATCATTTATCACGTCGCAAACGGAAAACGAGAAAGTCTTTGGCTCGAGAAAAGTTGGAGCAGACATTTAAGGAAAAAGGATTTCTTATACAGACTCAACAGTTGGAATCTGCAGAAGGAGCCACCTACTGCAAATTCAGGCAGTTGAGAAAATTCACTCGTTACCTTTTTCGCTCATGGAAAGATTATTTACCAGGTAATGTTCGTGAGATGTCCATTGCAGCAGGTGTATCAGGAGTTGATGGTTCCCCACATCAGAGTCCTGAAGGAGCAGTATCAGAAGGAGAACTGTCTTCTAGTAGTCGTTCCTCACCAGCTACACAAGACCCTCCTGAACAACCTCCAGCTGACTAA